A genomic region of Zalophus californianus isolate mZalCal1 chromosome 11, mZalCal1.pri.v2, whole genome shotgun sequence contains the following coding sequences:
- the FRMD8 gene encoding FERM domain-containing protein 8 isoform X8, with protein MDGTEGNAGQPGPAERSHRSSVSSVGTREVQLKPKHQPYKLGRQWPELLLRFTDAPADHVAMDEPSLQFRRNVFFPKRRELQIHDEEVLRLLYEEAKGNVLAARYPCDVEDCEALGALVCRVQLGPYQPGQPTACTLREKLDSFLPAHLCKRGHGLFAALRGRGAKAGTGEQGLLNAYGQVKEAVGSDSEHGASLSPHYRAYLLKSHELPFYGCAFFHGEVDKPAQGFLHRGGRKPVTVAISLEGVHVIDSREKHVLLGLRFQELSWDHTSPEEEESVLWLEFDGDNEGTPVNKLLKIYSKQAELMSSLIEYCIELNQTSEPAAPQENVSGPTAATGSPPPPAQRPPLRRQGSVVCSRLQHLSTIDYVEEGQQIKRVKPKRTTSFFSRQLSTVQGSYTVVQPTDSLEQG; from the exons aTGGACGGGACAGAAGGCAATGCTGGGCAACCGGGCCCCGCTGAGCGGTCCCATCGAAGCAGCGTGTCCTCCGTGGGAACCCGAG AGGTGCAGCTGAAGCCCAAGCACCAGCCCTACAAGCTGGGCCGCCAGTGGCCCGAACTGCTGCTGCGCTTCACGGACGCCCCCGCTGACCACGTGGCCATGG ATGAGCCTTCCCTGCAGTTCCGAAGGAACGTGTTTTTCCCAAAGCGGCGGGAGCTCCAG ATCCACGATGAGGAGGTCCTGCGGCTGCTCTACGAGGAGGCCAAAGGCAACGTGCTGGCCGCTCGGTACCCGTGTGACGTGGAGGACTGTGAGGCCCTGGGTGCCCTGGTGTGCCGCGTGCAGCTCGGGCCCTACCAGCCGGGCCAGCCCACTGCCTGCACCCTGAG GGAGAAGCTGGACTCCTTCCTCCCCGCCCACCTCTGCAAGCGGGGCCACGGGCTCTTTGCTGCCCTCCGGGGCCGAGGGGCCAAGGCGGGGACAGGCGAGCAGGGCCTGCTGAATGCCTACGGCCAAGTGAAGGAAGCGGTCGGCAGCGACAGTGAGCACGGGGCCTCCCTGAGCCCCCACTACCGCGCCTACCTCCTCAAGAGCCACGAGCTGCCCTTTTACGG GTGCGCCTTCTTCCATGGCGAGGTTGACAAGCCAGCCCAGGGCTTTTTGCACCGGGGCGGGCGGAAGCCAGTGACTGTGGCCATCAGTCTGGAGGGCGTGCACGTCATTGACAGCAGGGAGAAG CACGTTCTGCTGGGCCTGCGCTTCCAGGAGCTGTCGTGGGACCACACCTCCCCCGAGGAGGAGGAGTCTGTCCTGTGGCTCGAGTTCGATGGGGACAACGAGGGCACACCGGTCAACAAGCTCCTCAAGATCTACTCCAAGCAG gccgAGCTGATGAGCAGCCTCATCGAGTACTGCATTGAGCTGAACCAGACATCAGAGCCCGCCGCCCCCCAGGAGAACGTGTCCGGCCCCACCGCCGCCACCGGCTCCCCGCCGCCCCCTGCTCAGCGCCCACCGCTGCGGAGGCAGGGCAGCGTGGTGTGCAGCCGCCTCCAGCATCTCTCCACCATCGACTACGTGGAGGAAG GTCAGCAGATCAAGCGGGTGAAGCCGAAGCGCACCACATCCTTCTTCAGCCGGCAGCTGTCCACGGTCCAGGGGAGCTACACCGTGGTGCAGCCCACCGACAGCCTGGAGCAGGGCTGA
- the FRMD8 gene encoding FERM domain-containing protein 8 isoform X10 has translation MDGTEGNAGQPGPAERSHRSSVSSVGTRASVAAADVLVYLADDTVVPLAVENLPSLSAHELHRAVREVLQLPDIALDAFALWLVSPLLEVQLKPKHQPYKLGRQWPELLLRFTDAPADHVAMDEPSLQFRRNVFFPKRRELQIHDEEVLRLLYEEAKGNVLAARYPCDVEDCEALGALVCRVQLGPYQPGQPTACTLREKLDSFLPAHLCKRGHGLFAALRGRGAKAGTGEQGLLNAYGQVKEAVGSDSEHGASLSPHYRAYLLKSHELPFYGCAFFHGEVDKPAQGFLHRGGRKPVTVAISLEGVHVIDSREKHVLLGLRFQELSWDHTSPEEEESVLWLEFDGDNEGTPVNKLLKIYSKQESCFNSSHHIYMLDNRKKRKGGTP, from the exons aTGGACGGGACAGAAGGCAATGCTGGGCAACCGGGCCCCGCTGAGCGGTCCCATCGAAGCAGCGTGTCCTCCGTGGGAACCCGAG CCTCCGTTGCAGCAGCTGATGTGCTGGTGTACCTGGCGGATGACACAGTGGTGCCCCTGGCCGTGGAGAACCTGCCGTCGCTCAGTGCCCACGAGCTGCACCGGGCTGTCCGTGAGGTCCTGCAGCTCCCGGACATCGCCCTGGATGCCTTCGCACTCTGGCTTGTGTCCCCTCTGCTGG AGGTGCAGCTGAAGCCCAAGCACCAGCCCTACAAGCTGGGCCGCCAGTGGCCCGAACTGCTGCTGCGCTTCACGGACGCCCCCGCTGACCACGTGGCCATGG ATGAGCCTTCCCTGCAGTTCCGAAGGAACGTGTTTTTCCCAAAGCGGCGGGAGCTCCAG ATCCACGATGAGGAGGTCCTGCGGCTGCTCTACGAGGAGGCCAAAGGCAACGTGCTGGCCGCTCGGTACCCGTGTGACGTGGAGGACTGTGAGGCCCTGGGTGCCCTGGTGTGCCGCGTGCAGCTCGGGCCCTACCAGCCGGGCCAGCCCACTGCCTGCACCCTGAG GGAGAAGCTGGACTCCTTCCTCCCCGCCCACCTCTGCAAGCGGGGCCACGGGCTCTTTGCTGCCCTCCGGGGCCGAGGGGCCAAGGCGGGGACAGGCGAGCAGGGCCTGCTGAATGCCTACGGCCAAGTGAAGGAAGCGGTCGGCAGCGACAGTGAGCACGGGGCCTCCCTGAGCCCCCACTACCGCGCCTACCTCCTCAAGAGCCACGAGCTGCCCTTTTACGG GTGCGCCTTCTTCCATGGCGAGGTTGACAAGCCAGCCCAGGGCTTTTTGCACCGGGGCGGGCGGAAGCCAGTGACTGTGGCCATCAGTCTGGAGGGCGTGCACGTCATTGACAGCAGGGAGAAG CACGTTCTGCTGGGCCTGCGCTTCCAGGAGCTGTCGTGGGACCACACCTCCCCCGAGGAGGAGGAGTCTGTCCTGTGGCTCGAGTTCGATGGGGACAACGAGGGCACACCGGTCAACAAGCTCCTCAAGATCTACTCCAAGCAG GAGAGCTGCTTCaactccagccatcacatctacATGCTAGacaacaggaagaagagaaagggaggaacaCCATGA
- the FRMD8 gene encoding FERM domain-containing protein 8 isoform X5, which yields MDGTEGNAGQPGPAERSHRSSVSSVGTRASVAAADVLVYLADDTVVPLAVENLPSLSAHELHRAVREVLQLPDIALDAFALWLVSPLLEVQLKPKHQPYKLGRQWPELLLRFTDAPADHVAMDEPSLQFRRNVFFPKRRELQIHDEEVLRLLYEEAKGNVLAARYPCDVEDCEALGALVCRVQLGPYQPGQPTACTLREKLDSFLPAHLCKRGHGLFAALRGRGAKAGTGEQGLLNAYGQVKEAVGSDSEHGASLSPHYRAYLLKSHELPFYGCAFFHGEVDKPAQGFLHRGGRKPVTVAISLEGVHVIDSREKHVLLGLRFQELSWDHTSPEEEESVLWLEFDGDNEGTPVNKLLKIYSKQAELMSSLIEYCIELNQTSEPAAPQENVSGPTAATGSPPPPAQRPPLRRQGSVVCSRLQHLSTIDYVEEGQQIKRVKPKRTTSFFSRQLSTVQGSYTVVQPTDSLEQG from the exons aTGGACGGGACAGAAGGCAATGCTGGGCAACCGGGCCCCGCTGAGCGGTCCCATCGAAGCAGCGTGTCCTCCGTGGGAACCCGAG CCTCCGTTGCAGCAGCTGATGTGCTGGTGTACCTGGCGGATGACACAGTGGTGCCCCTGGCCGTGGAGAACCTGCCGTCGCTCAGTGCCCACGAGCTGCACCGGGCTGTCCGTGAGGTCCTGCAGCTCCCGGACATCGCCCTGGATGCCTTCGCACTCTGGCTTGTGTCCCCTCTGCTGG AGGTGCAGCTGAAGCCCAAGCACCAGCCCTACAAGCTGGGCCGCCAGTGGCCCGAACTGCTGCTGCGCTTCACGGACGCCCCCGCTGACCACGTGGCCATGG ATGAGCCTTCCCTGCAGTTCCGAAGGAACGTGTTTTTCCCAAAGCGGCGGGAGCTCCAG ATCCACGATGAGGAGGTCCTGCGGCTGCTCTACGAGGAGGCCAAAGGCAACGTGCTGGCCGCTCGGTACCCGTGTGACGTGGAGGACTGTGAGGCCCTGGGTGCCCTGGTGTGCCGCGTGCAGCTCGGGCCCTACCAGCCGGGCCAGCCCACTGCCTGCACCCTGAG GGAGAAGCTGGACTCCTTCCTCCCCGCCCACCTCTGCAAGCGGGGCCACGGGCTCTTTGCTGCCCTCCGGGGCCGAGGGGCCAAGGCGGGGACAGGCGAGCAGGGCCTGCTGAATGCCTACGGCCAAGTGAAGGAAGCGGTCGGCAGCGACAGTGAGCACGGGGCCTCCCTGAGCCCCCACTACCGCGCCTACCTCCTCAAGAGCCACGAGCTGCCCTTTTACGG GTGCGCCTTCTTCCATGGCGAGGTTGACAAGCCAGCCCAGGGCTTTTTGCACCGGGGCGGGCGGAAGCCAGTGACTGTGGCCATCAGTCTGGAGGGCGTGCACGTCATTGACAGCAGGGAGAAG CACGTTCTGCTGGGCCTGCGCTTCCAGGAGCTGTCGTGGGACCACACCTCCCCCGAGGAGGAGGAGTCTGTCCTGTGGCTCGAGTTCGATGGGGACAACGAGGGCACACCGGTCAACAAGCTCCTCAAGATCTACTCCAAGCAG gccgAGCTGATGAGCAGCCTCATCGAGTACTGCATTGAGCTGAACCAGACATCAGAGCCCGCCGCCCCCCAGGAGAACGTGTCCGGCCCCACCGCCGCCACCGGCTCCCCGCCGCCCCCTGCTCAGCGCCCACCGCTGCGGAGGCAGGGCAGCGTGGTGTGCAGCCGCCTCCAGCATCTCTCCACCATCGACTACGTGGAGGAAG GTCAGCAGATCAAGCGGGTGAAGCCGAAGCGCACCACATCCTTCTTCAGCCGGCAGCTGTCCACGGTCCAGGGGAGCTACACCGTGGTGCAGCCCACCGACAGCCTGGAGCAGGGCTGA